One part of the Pecten maximus chromosome 1, xPecMax1.1, whole genome shotgun sequence genome encodes these proteins:
- the LOC117326882 gene encoding LOW QUALITY PROTEIN: uncharacterized protein LOC117326882 (The sequence of the model RefSeq protein was modified relative to this genomic sequence to represent the inferred CDS: inserted 1 base in 1 codon): MFRLLCFVVALAVATNAYRRVCYHSNWSQYRTNPAKFYPENINSSLCTHVIYAFAKLNGNHLKAFEWNDESTPWSKGMYERFNAMKQQNPSVKTLLAVGGWNMGSAPFTRIAASDQTRRDFATDAVKFLRTHDFDGLDFDWEYPANRGSPPEDKQNFVSLVKTTREIFDTDAQTSGKPRLILSAATGAGKSKIETAYDLPQLVKYLDMINLMTYDLHGSFENHTGHNSPLKAGPMDTGEDATLNVEWAAHEYVKRGTPKSMLNIGMPLYGRSFTLSSTSNTGLNAPIRAGGTAGRYTRESGFLAYYEICKMIAKSQKNMIQGEEVPYLVDGNQWVGYDDKESLRKKVDFVKQEQYGGVMVWDLALDDFSGSCGEGKYPLLNAINDELTRALPVAAVTTPATNVSVTTLAPVGQPAVGVTTASPQGNATVTSSNVQPNSGTNNSYRRVCYHSNWSQYRNNPAKFYPESINASLCTHIIYAFATLNNNHLKAFEWNDESTPWSTGMYERFNAMKKQNPTVKTLLAVGGWNLGSAPFTRIAASDHTRRDFATDAVKFLRTHDFDGLDFDWEYPANRGSPPEDKQNFVSLVKTTRELFDTDAQTSGKPRLILSAATGAGKSKIETAYDLPQLVKYLDMINLMTYDLHGSFENHTGHNSPLKAGPMDTGDDATLNVEWAAREYVRRGTPKSMLNIGMPLYGRSFTLSSTSNTGLNAPVRGGGTAGRYTGESGFLAYYEICKMIAKSQKNMIQGEEVPYLVDGNQWVGYDDKESLRKKVDFVKQEQYGGVMVWDLALDDFSGSCGEGKYPLLNAINDELTRALPVAAVTTPATNVSVTAIAPVGQPGINVTTASPQANATVTSSQLQPNSGTNNSYRRVCYHSNWSQYRNNPAKFYPESINASLCTHIIYAFATLNNNHLKAFEWNDESTPWSTGMYERFNAMKKQNPTVKTLLAVGGWNLGSAPFTRIAASDHTRRDFATDAVKFLRTHDFDGLDFDWEYPANRGSPPEDKQNFVSLVKTTRELFDTDAQTSGKPRLILSAATGAGKSKIETAYDLPQLVKYLDMINLMTYDLHGSFENHTGHNSPLKAGPMDTGDDATLNVEWAAREYVRRGTPKSMLNIGMPLYGRSFTLSSTSNTGLNAPVRGGGTAGRYTGESGFLAYYEICKMIAKSQKNMIQGEEVPYLVDGNQWVGYDDKESLRKKVDFVKQEQYGGVMVWDLALDDFSGSCGEGKYPLLNAINDELTRALPVAAVTTPATNVSVTAIAPVGQPGINVTTASPQANATVTSSQLQPNSGTNNSYRRVCYHSNWSQYRNNPAKFYPESINASLCTHVIYAFATLNNNHLKAFEWNDESTPWSTGMYERFNALKKQNPTVKTLLAVGGWNLGSAPFTRIAASDHTRRDFATDAVKFLRTHDFDGLDFDWEYPANRGSPPEDKQNFVSLVKTTRELFDTDAQTSGKPRLILSAATGAGKSKIETAYDLPQLVKYLDMINLMTYDLHGSFENHTGHNSPLKAGPMDTGEDATLNVEWAAHEYVRRGTPKSMLNIGMPLYGRSFTLSSTSNTGLNAPVRGGGTAGRYTGESGFLAYYEICKMIAKSQXNMIQGEEVPYLVEGNQWVGYDDKESLRKKVDFVKQEHYGGVMVWDLALDDFSGSCGEGKYPLLNAINDELTKPSSPATNSTATTLTPVSTQPAVSNGPPVATAVTNTNTTAIAASVPTTSAVTNGYRRVCYHANWAQYRQKPAKFFPENINSSLCTHIIYAFATLNNNHLKAFEWNDESTPWSTGMYERFNDMKKLNPTVKTMLSVGGWKLGSRPFSSIAASDRTRQDFATDAVKFLRTHDFDGLDFDWEYPTFRGSPPHDKQNFVSLVKATREAFDADAQASGKPRLILSAATAAGKDKIEKAYDLPQLVKYLDMINLMAYDFHGPFENHTGHNSPLKAGPMDTGNDATLNVEWAANEYVRRGTPRSMLNIGMPLYARTFTLSNTSNTGVNAPIQGPGNGGRYTITRGTLAYYEVCKLINQTQKHIIQGQEVPYIVQGNQWIAFDDQESLRKKVDLVKQEHYGGIMVWDLDLDDFMGSCGEGKYPLMNAINDELTRAVPGAVVTNPAPTIAPLSTQPAFVTNSPNPLMSTAAPPAPSSPVPQTLAPQTPAPQTPAPQTAAPQTPAPQTPAPQTPAPQTPKPQTPAPQTQSPQTPAPQTPSPQTPAPQTPAPQTPSPQTAAPQTPSPQTPSPQTPAPQTPAPQTPAPQTPSPQTAAPQTSSSQTPAPQTAAPQTPSPQTPAPQTPAPQTPAPQTPSPQTAAPQTSSSQTPASHTPAPKTPAPQTSAPQTPAPQTSAPQTPAPQTPAPQTPAPQTPAPQTPAPQTPAPQTSAPQTNAPVTSGPSVHHTISTTNHFNCASQGTGFYPSPTDCSKYFICAGGAAFEVACTPGLQFNPSTLFCDTPSNVQCNVNQASTQPSQTSQPVVTLQPTNPPATSSQSTSTPAPTTAVPTQAQTTQGHHHHHHHQPIPPVKFCAGKSLGLHADPDSCSFFYECAAGLAFHERCSPGTLFNPNSLNCDYPSHVNCATSGK, translated from the exons ACAACACGTGAAATATTCGATACAGACGCACAAACTAGTGGAAAACCCCGTTTGATTCTCTCAGCAGCTACAGGAGcaggaaaatcaaaaattgaaACTGCATACGATCTTCCCCAGCTCGTGAA GTATCTGGATATGATCAACCTGATGACTTACGACCTCCATGGTTCGTTTGAGAACCACACCGGTCACAACAGTCCACTTAAGGCAGGCCCAATGGATACGGGAGAGGACGCCACCCTTAATGTG GAATGGGCTGCTCATGAATATGTGAAAAGAGGAACACCGAAAAGTATGCTTAACATCGGAATGCCCTTATACGGTCGCTCCTTCACATTGAGTAGCACTAGTAACACAGGTCTGAACGCTCCCATCCGAGCAGGAGGCACTGCTGGGAGGTATACCAGAGAGAGTGGCTTCCTTGCATACTACGAG ATATGTAAAATGATTGCTAAGTCACAGAAAAATATGATACAAGGAGAGGAAGTACCTTACCTCGTAGATGGTAACCAGTGGGTAGGCTACGACGACAAGGAAAGTCTCCGTAAGAAG GTAGATTTTGTGAAACAAGAGCAATATGGCGGTGTTATGGTCTGGGATCTGGCCCTCGACGATTTCAGTGGATCATGTGGAGAAGGCAAATACCCGCTTTTGAACGCCATTAATGACGAGTTGACAAGGGCTTTACCAGTTGCGGCGGTAACCAC CCCCGCAACAAACGTTTCCGTCACTACACTTGCACCTGTGGGTCAACCGGCCGTTGGTGTGACAACTGCGTCACCCCAAGGAAACGCCACAGTGACTTCTTCAAATGTACAACCCAATTCCG GGACAAACAACTCCTATCGCCGTGTTTGTTACCATTCTAATTGGTCACAGTACAGAAACAACCCAGCTAAGTTCTACCCCGAGAGCATCAACGCCAGTCTTTGTACCCATATCATCTATGCTTTTGCAACTCTCAACAACAATCACCTGAAAGCATTCGAATGGAACGACGAGAGCACACCATGGTCCACAGGCAT GTATGAACGATTCAATGCAATGAAGAAACAGAACCCAACCGTAAAGACCTTACTAGCTGTAGGAGGGTGGAACCTTGGATCTGCACCTTTCACAAGAATAGCAGCCTCTGATCACACTCGCCGGGATTTCGCCACCGATGCAGTCAAATTTCTCCGAACTCACGACTTTGATGGACTTGATTTCGACTGGGAATATCCGGCTAATAGAGGGAGCCCCCCTGAAGACAAACAAAACTTTGTATCTCTCGTTAAG ACAACACGTGAACTATTCGATACAGACGCACAAACTAGTGGAAAACCCCGTTTGATTCTCTCAGCAGCTACAGGAGcaggaaaatcaaaaattgaaACTGCATACGATCTTCCCCAGCTCGTTAA GTATCTGGATATGATCAACCTGATGACATACGACCTCCACGGTTCGTTTGAGAACCACACCGGTCACAACAGTCCACTAAAGGCAGGCCCAATGGATACGGGAGATGACGCCACCTTAAACGTG GAATGGGCTGCTCGTGAATATGTGAGAAGAGGAACACCGAAGAGTATGCTCAACATCGGAATGCCTCTATACGGTCGCTCCTTCACATTGAGTAGCACTAGTAACACAGGTCTGAACGCTCCCGTCCGAGGAGGAGGCACTGCTGGGAGGTATACCGGAGAGAGTGGATTCCTTGCATACTACGAG atttgtaaaatgattgctaAGTCACAGAAAAATATGATACAAGGAGAGGAAGTACCATACCTCGTAGATGGTAACCAGTGGGTAGGCTACGACGACAAGGAAAGTCTGCGCAAGAAG GTAGATTTTGTGAAACAAGAGCAATACGGCGGTGTTATGGTCTGGGATCTAGCCCTCGACGATTTCAGTGGATCATGTGGAGAAGGCAAATACCCGCTTTTGAACGCCATTAATGACGAGTTGACAAGGGCTTTACCAGTAGCAGCGGTAACCAC CCCCGCGACAAACGTTTCCGTCACTGCAATTGCACCTGTGGGTCAACCGGGCATTAATGTGACAACTGCTTCACCCCAAGCAAACGCCACAGTGACTTCTTCACAGTTACAACCCAATTCcg GGACAAACAACTCCTATCGCCGTGTTTGTTACCATTCTAACTGGTCACAGTACAGAAACAACCCAGCTAAGTTCTACCCCGAGAGCATCAACGCCAGTCTCTGTACCCATATCATCTATGCATTTGCAACTCTCAATAACAATCACCTGAAAGCATTCGAATGGAACGACGAGAGCACACCATGGTCCACAGGCAT GTATGAACGATTTAATGCAATGAAGAAACAGAACCCAACCGTAAAGACTTTACTAGCTGTAGGAGGGTGGAACCTTGGATCTGCACCTTTCACAAGAATAGCAGCCTCTGATCACACTCGCCGGGATTTCGCCACCGATGCAGTCAAATTTCTCCGAACTCACGACTTTGATGGACTTGATTTCGACTGGGAATATCCGGCTAATAGAGGGAGCCCCCCTGAAGACAAACAAAACTTTGTATCTCTCGTTAAG ACAACACGTGAACTATTCGATACAGACGCACAAACTAGTGGAAAACCCCGTTTGATTCTCTCAGCAGCTACAGGAGcaggaaaatcaaaaattgaaACTGCATACGATCTTCCCCAGCTCGTGAA GTATCTGGATATGATCAACCTGATGACATACGACCTCCACGGTTCGTTTGAGAACCACACCGGTCACAACAGTCCACTAAAGGCAGGCCCAATGGATACGGGAGATGACGCTACCTTAAACGTG GAATGGGCTGCTCGTGAATATGTGAGAAGAGGAACACCGAAGAGTATGCTCAACATCGGAATGCCTCTATACGGTCGCTCCTTCACATTGAGTAGCACTAGTAACACAGGTCTGAACGCTCCCGTCCGAGGAGGAGGCACTGCTGGGAGGTATACCGGAGAGAGTGGATTCCTTGCATACTACGAG atttgtaaaatgattgctaAGTCACAGAAAAATATGATACAAGGAGAGGAAGTACCATACCTCGTAGATGGTAACCAGTGGGTTGGCTACGACGACAAGGAAAGTCTCCGTAAGAAG GTAGATTTTGTGAAACAAGAGCAATACGGCGGTGTTATGGTCTGGGATCTGGCCCTCGACGATTTCAGTGGATCATGTGGAGAAGGCAAATACCCGCTTTTGAACGCCATTAATGACGAGTTGACAAGGGCTTTACCAGTAGCAGCGGTAACCAC CCCCGCGACAAACGTTTCCGTCACTGCAATTGCACCTGTGGGTCAACCGGGCATTAATGTGACAACTGCTTCACCCCAAGCAAACGCCACTGTGACTTCTTCACAGTTACAACCCAATTCCG GGACAAACAACTCCTATCGCCGTGTTTGTTACCATTCTAATTGGTCACAGTACAGAAACAACCCAGCTAAGTTCTACCCCGAGAGCATCAACGCCAGTCTCTGTACCCATGTCATCTATGCTTTTGCAACTCTCAACAATAATCATCTCAAAGCATTCGAATGGAACGACGAGAGCACACCATGGTCTACGGGCAT GTATGAACGATTCAATGCACTGAAGAAACAGAACCCAACCGTAAAGACTTTACTAGCTGTAGGAGGGTGGAACCTTGGATCTGCACCTTTCACAAGAATAGCAGCCTCTGATCACACTCGCCGGGATTTCGCCACTGATGCAGTCAAATTTCTCCGAACTCACGACTTTGATGGACTTGATTTCGACTGGGAATATCCGGCTAATAGAGGGAGCCCTCCTGAAGACAAACAAAACTTTGTATCTCTCGTTAAG ACAACACGTGAACTATTCGATACAGACGCACAAACTAGTGGAAAGCCCCGTTTGATTCTCTCAGCAGCTACAGGAGCAGGCAAGTCAAAAATCGAAACTGCATACGATCTTCCCCAGCTCGTGAA GTATCTGGATATGATCAACCTGATGACTTACGACCTCCACGGTTCGTTTGAGAACCACACCGGTCACAACAGTCCACTAAAGGCAGGCCCAATGGATACAGGAGAGGACGCCACCCTTAATGTG GAATGGGCTGCCCATGAATATGTGAGAAGAGGAACACCGAAGAGTATGCTCAACATCGGAATGCCTCTATACGGTCGCTCCTTCACATTGAGTAGCACTAGTAACACAGGTCTGAACGCTCCCGTCCGAGGAGGAGGCACTGCTGGGAGGTATACCGGAGAGAGTGGATTTTTGGCATACTATGAG ATATGTAAAATGATTGCTAAGTCAC AAAATATGATACAAGGAGAGGAAGTACCTTACCTCGTAGAGGGTAACCAGTGGGTTGGCTACGACGACAAGGAAAGTCTGCGTAAGAAG GTTGATTTTGTAAAACAAGAGCACTATGGCGGTGTTATGGTCTGGGATCTTGCCCTCGATGATTTTAGTGGATCATGTGGAGAAGGCAAATACCCACTTTTGAATGCCATTAATGACGAGTTAACAAAACCGAGCAG CCCGGCAACAAACTCTACTGCCACTACACTTACACCTGTGAGCACACAGCCGGCTGTAAGTAATGGTCCTCCAGTGGCGACAGCTGTGACCAATACAAACACTACAGCGATTGCAGCATCTGTGCCTACTACATCCG CGGTCACCAACGGATACCGCCGAGTATGTTATCATGCTAACTGGGCACAGTACAGACAAAAACCTGCTAAATTTTTCCCAGAGAACATCAATTCCAGTCTCTGTACTCATATCATTTATGCGTTTGCAACTCTCAACAATAATCACTTGAAAGCATTCGAATGGAACGATGAGAGTACACCCTGGTCTACAGGCAT GTACGAGAGGTTTAATGACATGAAGAAACTGAACCCGACCGTCAAAACTATGCTATCGGTCGGAGGCTGGAAACTTGGATCTAGACCTTTCTCAAGCATAGCAGCCTCTGATCGAACTCGTCAGGACTTTGCTACTGATGCAGTCAAATTCCTCCGAACACATGATTTTGACGGCCTTGATTTCGACTGGGAGTATCCGACATTTAGAGGGAGCCCTCCTCATGACAAACAAAATTTTGTCTCCCTCGTTAAG GCAACACGCGAAGCATTCGACGCTGACGCGCAAGCAAGTGGCAAGCCTCGTTTGATTCTCTCGGCAGCTACAGCAGCGGGCAAGGACAAAATTGAAAAGGCGTACGACCTGCCCCAGCTCGTGAA GTATCTCGATATGATCAACTTAATGGCATACGACTTCCATGGTCCGTTTGAGAACCACACCGGTCACAACAGTCCACTAAAGGCAGGCCCAATGGATACTGGAAATGACGCCACCCTAAATGTG GAATGGGCTGCCAATGAATATGTGAGAAGAGGAACACCGAGGAGTATGCTTAACATCGGAATGCCTCTGTATGCTCGTACCTTCACACTGAGTAACACTAGTAACACTGGCGTGAACGCTCCAATTCAGGGACCAGGAAACGGTGGGAGGTATACCATAACGAGAGGCACCCTGGCATACTATGAG GTCTGTAAATTGATCAACCAAACACAGAAACACATAATACAAGGACAGGAAGTGCCATACATCGTCCAGGGCAACCAGTGGATAGCCTTTGATGACCAGGAAAGTCTCCGTAAGAAG GTAGATTTAGTGAAACAAGAGCACTATGGTGGAATTATGGTGTGGGATCTGGACCTTGACGATTTCATGGGATCATGCGGAGAAGGCAAATATCCGCTTATGAACGCCATTAACGATGAGTTGACAAGGGCCGTCCCAGGAGCGGTGGTAACCAA TCCTGCACCAACAATTGCTCCTTTGAGCACACAACCGGCTTTTGTAACTAACTCTCCTAATCCTCTGATGTCAACTGCTGCACCGCCAGCCCCATCAAGTCCAGTACCCCAAACTCTTGCACCTCAAACGCCTGCACCTCAAACGCCAGCACCGCAAACGGCAGCACCGCAAACGCCTGCACCGCAGACTCCTGCACCGCAAACTCCAGCACCCCAAACGCCAAAACCCCAGACTCCAGCACCACAAACGCAATCGCCACAAACTCCTGCACCGCAAACGCCATCACCGCAAACACCTGCACCGCAAACTCCAGCACCACAAACGCCATCACCGCAAACTGCTGCACCGCAAACGCCATCACCGCAAACGCCATCACCACAAACGCCAGCACCACAAACGCCAGCACCGCAAACTCCTGCACCGCAAACGCCATCACCGCAAACGGCTGCGCCGCAAACGTCATCATCACAAACTCCAGCACCGCAAACTGCTGCACCGCAAACGCCATCACCGCAAACTCCAGCACCACAAACGCCAGCACCGCAAACTCCTGCACCGCAAACGCCATCACCGCAAACGGCTGCGCCGCAAACGTCATCATCACAAACTCCTGCATCGCATACTCCAGCACCGAAAACGCCAGCACCGCAAACGTCTGCACCGCAAACGCCAGCACCGCAAACGTCAGCACCGCAAACGCCAGCACCGCAAACGCCTGCGCCGCAAACACCAGCACCGCAAACGCCAGCGCCACAAACACCGGCCCCCCAAACGCCAGCACCGCAAACGTCAGCACCCCAAACTAACGCCCCAGTGACATCcg GTCCTAGCGTTCATCACACAATATCTACTACAAATCACTTCAACTGTGCTTCTCAGGGCACCGGGTTTTACCCCAGTCCCACCGACTGTTCGAAGTACTTCATATGTGCCGGTGGCGCTGCATTTGAAGTTGCATGTACACCCGGTCTCCAGTTTAATCCTTCTACACTGTTTTGCGATACACCAAGCAATGTACAATGCAATGTAAATCAGGCGTCCACACAGCCGTCCCAAACCTCACAACCAGTTGTAACACTTCAGCCTACCAATCCGCCGGCAACTAGTTCTCAGTCGACCTCCACGCCAG